The genomic interval ACGCCCGGCTCAGCCCGTGTAGGTACCAATCCCGAGCAATTGTTCGCCGCCGGCTGGTCTGCCTGTTTCGAAGGAGCTATAGGCAAGGCCGCAGCAAATAGAAAGATAAAACTTCCGGCTGATACAGCGATCGATGCGGAAGTAGATTTATGTTTAGTTGATGGCGAGTATTCGCTACAGGCACGCCTCAATGTTAGTTTGCCGGGTTTGGATCATGAAGTAGCACGCATTCTTGTAGATGCTGCACACCAGATCTGTCCCTATTCTAAAGCCACC from Rhodocytophaga rosea carries:
- a CDS encoding organic hydroperoxide resistance protein, which produces METYQVNSAITSKTPEATSQTPFKKAIYTAKTHTIGGREGASRSSDGRLDIKLSTPGSARVGTNPEQLFAAGWSACFEGAIGKAAANRKIKLPADTAIDAEVDLCLVDGEYSLQARLNVSLPGLDHEVARILVDAAHQICPYSKATRGNIPVAINLV